The following nucleotide sequence is from Buchnera aphidicola (Schlechtendalia peitan).
AAAGAAACTAAGTATTTTAAGAAAAATACTGGCATAACTACATACTTTAAACATACATATGAACGTAAAAATCAAAATCACTTTTACATCCATATTTTAAAAACATAATAACTCCTTAGAATATCATCATATCAAAGAAGATTTGTTGATTTTTTTCGTATTTGTTTAATTATCCAAATATTGTTAATAATACTAATCATAGATTTTATAAAAGATTCAAGAATATCTAAAGATGAGCCTTGCCCATGAAACACACGATTGTTATATTCACTTTTAACATTAAACTGAAAAATAGAATTAATATCTTTTCGTTTTGTTACTAAATAAAAATCTTTTATTTTAATATCAAAAGATGATATCTTATTTAATGCTTTACATATTGCATATATTAATCCATTTTTAGTCGTTATAACTTCAGTATAAACCTGTGATCCACATAAAATTTCTATCGAAAAATACGACAAACCATCTAAACTAGATTTTACACTAAAATATTTTAATTTAAAATGTTTTGAAAAAATACTACTCGAATTCGTGAATAAAAGTATCTCTAAATCATAATCAAATACTTGACCGTTCTTATCTGCAAATTTTAAAAAAGAACTATACAAATCATTCAAATCGTAATCACTATTTTCTTTATATCCCATTTCAGACATATAATGTCTAACAGCTGCGCGTCCTGAACGAGAAGTTAAATTTAATGATGCTGATTTTATACCTATAGTTTCAGGAGCTATTATTTCATAATTTTTTCTATTTTTTAATATGCCATCTTGATGAATTCCAGATGAATGCAAAAAAGCATTACTACCAACTATAGCCTTGTTTACAGGAATAGAAACATTACATATCTCACTAACTATTTTACTAGTATTATAAATCTCTTTATGATTAATATTAGTATGTAGCTTAAAAATATCTTTTCTAACTTTAATCGCCATAACTACTTCTTCTAAAGCTGCGTTTCCAGCACGTTCTCCTATACCATTTATCGTTCCTTCTATTTGCCTAGCCCCAGCTTGTATAGCAGAAATTGAATTAGCAACAGCCATTCCTAAATCATTGTGACAATGTATAGATATAATTGCTTTGTCGATATTAGAAACTTTATTATACAAAGCAGTAATAATTTTTTTAAATTGACTTGGAATAGTATAACCTACTGTATCTGGAATATTAATGGTCGTTGCACCAGAACTAATAGCTATTTCTACCATACGACATAAGTTATCTAAATCTGTTCTTCCTGCATCTTCGCAAGAAAATTCAACATCATCTGTGTATTTTCTTGCTCTTTTTATAGAACGAATTGACATTTCTATAATTTCATCAAATGTTTTTCCTAATTTAGATTGCATATGCAAATTAGATGTACCTAAAAATATATGAATCCTAAACGATTCAGCATTTTTCATTGCTTCAGCTGCTACATCTATATCTTTATACACACATCGAGCTAAACTACAAATTTTAGAAGTCTTAATATTGTCAGAAATCACACGAGTAGATGAAAAATCTCCCGGTGATGAAACAGGAAAACCAACTTCTATAATATCTACTCCTAATTTTTCTAAAGCAAAGGCTATTTTTAATTTGTTTTCTACACTCAAACTTGCTTGCAAAGATTGTTCGCCATCTCTCAATGTTGTATCAAAAACAATTAATTGTTGAGTCATTTATTTTCCTAAAAATTAAATACACTATGTAATAGTCTTTAAAATTTTTTTAAAAATAACAACATAAATGTGCTATTCATTTACAAAAAAAACTACATTTATATATTACA
It contains:
- the leuA gene encoding 2-isopropylmalate synthase; protein product: MTQQLIVFDTTLRDGEQSLQASLSVENKLKIAFALEKLGVDIIEVGFPVSSPGDFSSTRVISDNIKTSKICSLARCVYKDIDVAAEAMKNAESFRIHIFLGTSNLHMQSKLGKTFDEIIEMSIRSIKRARKYTDDVEFSCEDAGRTDLDNLCRMVEIAISSGATTINIPDTVGYTIPSQFKKIITALYNKVSNIDKAIISIHCHNDLGMAVANSISAIQAGARQIEGTINGIGERAGNAALEEVVMAIKVRKDIFKLHTNINHKEIYNTSKIVSEICNVSIPVNKAIVGSNAFLHSSGIHQDGILKNRKNYEIIAPETIGIKSASLNLTSRSGRAAVRHYMSEMGYKENSDYDLNDLYSSFLKFADKNGQVFDYDLEILLFTNSSSIFSKHFKLKYFSVKSSLDGLSYFSIEILCGSQVYTEVITTKNGLIYAICKALNKISSFDIKIKDFYLVTKRKDINSIFQFNVKSEYNNRVFHGQGSSLDILESFIKSMISIINNIWIIKQIRKKSTNLL